A genomic segment from Pradoshia eiseniae encodes:
- a CDS encoding cob(I)yrinic acid a,c-diamide adenosyltransferase yields the protein MKIYTRTGDKGQTSLVYGTRVSKTDLRVEAYGTCDEANSMIGLALSHLYDLDFEGKDKLKEAFHRIQTDLFHVGAELATPEGKKVGWVLKQESIDEMEAYIDELNEELPPFKNFILPGGHPAGASLHVARTIVRRAERKAIAIGEGVNPLVIAYLNRLSDLLFVAARFLNLRLGRLEPTLHE from the coding sequence ATGAAAATTTATACGAGAACCGGCGATAAAGGACAAACCTCCCTTGTATACGGGACAAGAGTTTCGAAGACTGACCTGCGCGTTGAAGCGTATGGCACCTGTGATGAAGCAAACTCAATGATAGGGCTTGCCCTTAGTCATTTGTATGATTTAGATTTTGAAGGGAAAGATAAGCTGAAAGAGGCGTTCCATCGTATACAAACAGACCTTTTCCATGTTGGCGCTGAATTGGCGACGCCGGAGGGAAAAAAGGTCGGTTGGGTATTGAAGCAAGAGTCTATTGATGAGATGGAAGCGTATATTGATGAACTTAATGAAGAGCTTCCGCCTTTTAAGAATTTTATTCTTCCAGGCGGGCATCCGGCTGGAGCATCGCTTCATGTCGCACGCACGATTGTCAGGCGGGCTGAAAGAAAAGCGATCGCCATTGGCGAAGGTGTCAACCCTCTTGTGATTGCGTATTTAAACAGACTTTCTGATTTGCTCTTCGTGGCAGCGCGGTTTTTAAACCTGCGTTTAGGCCGACTAGAGCCTACATTGCATGAATGA